Genomic window (Deinococcus cellulosilyticus NBRC 106333 = KACC 11606):
CCCTCAAAGAGGCCCTGCCCGGACTGAAAGAGGTGCATCTGGTGTGTTTCACAAGCTGGATGCAAGTGCATGAAGGACTTGAGGAGGAATTCGGGCTACCAGTGCACCTGCATGCTCTGGTTTATGGGGAGATGCAATTCGAGGCCAATCCTGAATTTTCCCCTCCAGAACTCCCAAAAGTGGTGGGCAATGGAGCAGACAAAACCTCAATCATTTGCAAGGAATATTCCAGACTTGGACGTCTTCCTTCAGAGCATTCCCTCCCCGAAGAAATGCAGGCTCTCATTGACGCTCTGCCAGCGCAGGAGAAACCCATTCTGGTGCTGGGCACAGGTGAGTTTGCCTACGAGCCCCTCAGGTTTGCTGCTGCCCTGGAAGAAAAAGGGCATGAGGTGGTCTTTCACACCACCACCCGCAGTCCCATCCTGATTGGAGAGGTGATCCACAAGAGGATTGAGTTCCCGGACAACTACGGGGATGACATTCCCAATTACCTCTACAACCTGGACCCTGAACAATATTCCCGGATTTTTCTGTGCTTTGAAACCCTGCCCACAGAGGCTGATCAGGCTCTGGCAGCACGCATTCAGGCCCAGACCGTGTATTTCTGAGGTGCCCATGTTGATTTTCACCGATCTGGACGACACCCTGTTTCAGACCGAACGCAAACTCCACCTGAAACAGAAACCTCAGGAGAAGGCAGAAAATGTGGTTCTGGAGGGCACAGGCGTCAAACCCACCTTCATGCTGGACCACCAGAAGCGCATGCTGGACTGGCTGAAACAGGGAAACATCATTCCAGTCACCGGACGGGACCTGAGGGCTTTTCAGGCCATTCAGGTGCAGTGGGGCAGCCATGCGGTGCTGAATCATGGAGCAACGGTCCTGGTCTGGCAGGAAGGCTGGAAAGCAGACCCCGAGTGGACACAGCGCATGAATCAGGAAGCCCGTGATTATCGGGAGTTCCTGCATCAGGCCATGGACCTGCTGAATCAGGCGCACAGTGACCCTGACCTGATGTTCCACCGCATCATCCATGAAGGGGAACTTCCGATCTGCACGGTCAGCAAGGTGAGAAACCTGCCAGAATCTGCTCTTGCAGAAGTCAGACAGCAGGTGCAAGAGAAGCTGGGAGCAGGCAAGTACTACATACACCTGAATGGCAACAACCTGTCTTTCGTGCCGGACGCAGTGCGCAAGAGACACGCCGTGGAGCACCTCATTGCAAAGTTGAACCCCAACCTGACCCTGGGAATTGGGGACAGTCATACAGACCTGGAGTTCATGCAGGTGTGTGATTTCTGGATGACCCCCACCCACAGCCAGATTCAGAAACTTCTGGAGCAGCATGCCTGAAACACCCCTGATTGAAACCAGTTATGACATGCAGGATGTGACCTTTCTGCTGCGTGCCATCGAAATGGAAACCCTCAGTGTCGAGGAAAAAGAAAGGCGCATTCAGTCTGGCGAGAGCCATTACAGCGAGATGCTGTCCATCGAGTCCCCTCCAAAAGCGGATTATCTGGAGCTCTACCACCGTGCCGTGAACCGTCAGGCAGAAAGGGTGGCCCGTGACATTCGCATGCTGGCCGCAAAGCTGGTGCATGACACACCCGACGCCAGAAAATTGGTGCTGGTCAGTTTGGCCCGTGCTGGAACCCCTGTGGGTGTGCTCCTGACCCGCTTTCTGAGGGCCTGTGGGCATGAGGTCGCACATTACAGCGTGAGCATCATCCGGGACCGGGGGCTGGACCTCAATGCCCTGAAATTCATCCTTGAGAAGGAAGGAGATCAGGCACAGCATTTGCGATTCATTGATGGCTGGACTGGAAAAGGCGTCATTGGCCGGGAACTGGACATCAGTGTGGATGCCTTCAATGCAGAGCATGGCACCCGGATTTCCAGCCGCCTTTATGTTCTGGCAGACATCAGCGGGACAGCGTACTACGCTCCCACCCACGAAGACTACCTGATTCCTCATGCTGTCCTGAATGGCACGGTGTCTGGTCTGATCAGCCGCACGGTCAGACAGCCAGAAGCCTACGCAGCCGGACACTTTGATGGTGCGATGTACCTGGAGCACCTCACTGCACAGGACGAGACCCTGACCTACCTGGGGGTGATTGAGGAACACCACCCCCAGCCTCCGGTGCTCCCGGAACTTTTCACCGGGTCCTCACGTAATCATGAAGTGTTGAGACAGACCTCCCAGAAATGTCTGCAGGAATTGCAGGACAGGTATGGTGAGCGTCCGCTCAATTACATCAAACCAGGTGTTGGAGAAAGCACCCGGGTGATGTTGCGGCGGGTCCCTGAGTGTCTGGTCCTGCGCGATCTGGAGCACCCGGATGTGGAGCACCTGATCGAACTGGCGGAAAAACGCAACGTGACCATCACGAAACAGGTAGACTTGCCATATCAGGCAGTGGCACTCATCCAGCCTCTCCTGAAACAAGACGACATCTGAGCACCATCAAGTATAGAAAGGGGCAACACATGAGTTTTTTCAACAAACTGAAGGGCGCAGCACAATCACTGGCAGGAGACCTGCAAAAATCAGCAAAGCAATTCATGAACCGCGAGTTCGCAGAGGCCAGCATGGCCGCCTGTGCCCTGATTGCCGCTGCCGATGGAAAAATTGATCCCACTGAGCGCAGCAAAACCGCACAATTCATCATGAGCAATTCCATGCTCCAGTCCTTTGATGTTGCCACCCTGAAGCAGAAATTTGACTTTTATTGCGGCAAACTTGAGCAGGACTACGATTTCGGCAAGATTGAGGCCATTCAGGCCGTCTCCAAACTGAAAAGCAAGCCAGACGCTGCCCGTGCTGCCGTGCAGGTGGCCCTGGTGATCGCCAATGCAGACGGAAACTTCGACGACAAGGAACGTCAGGCTGTACGCGAAATTTGCAATGCTGTGGGCATCAACGGCAGCGAGTTCGGCGTCTGAGGGAATGGGAACCCACTCTGATGCAAGCACTTGAGCTTGGCGCTTCACTGTATGTTCCTGGAACACATGCACAACTGCAGGCCATCGTCAACGGAGAAAAATACCCTTTTCTCCGTTCGGTGATCCTGTGCACTGAAGATGCGGTGCTGCCCCAGCACCTCCCTGAAGCCCTGCACAACATCAGTCAGGCCCTGAAGGGGATGCGAGAAAGCCACCTGAAGGTGTTCATCCGGCCCAGAAACATTCCGGTCCTGCAAACCTTGCTCGACATGGAAGGGATCGAACAGGTGCAGGGTTTTGTGCTGCCCAAAGTGGAGCCACAAAACCTCCCCCTTTGGATGGGAACCCTGAAAGGCACCTCCTTTCACATCATGCCCACCCTGGAAACCCGGATTGTGTTTGATCGGGGTGCCCTGGATGAACTGCGCTCGATGCTGCTCGCCCAGCAACACCGTGTGCTCTCCCTGCGCATCGGGGGCAATGACCTCCTGAGTTTGCTGAACATGCGCCGCAGCAGAGGGGTGAGTGCCTACCAGACCCCACTTGGAGCCCTCATCAACCAGCTTGTGTTGCAATTCAAGCCTTACGGTTTCAACCTGAGTGCCCCGGTCTATGACTTCACCGATGATCCAGAGACCCTCATTCAGGAAACCCGCATGGATCTGCAATCGGGCCTGTTCGGGAAAACGGCCATCCATCCCTCGCAGGTCCCGGTGATTGAATCCCTGTACCGGGTTTCTGGAGTCGATCTGGAAATGGCCCAGGCCATCCTGGCTCCAGACGCCCCTGCCGTGTTCAAACTGGGAGACGCCATGTGCGAACCTGCCACCCACAGCAACTGGGCGCATCAAATGATGGACCGCTTTCAGGTGTATGGGGTGGATCTGGGTGCGCCCATTCCACTGCTGGCCGTCAACAACGGCTGAAAACCTCAGAGATCAGGCACCTGTTCTGGACCACAGGTGCCTGATTTGTTGTGCGGCATTGCTGCAAAAACCGAAATCTCCGAAGACAGGCCCATTTACAATTGGACCATGCCATCTGTTGTGGAAGAAGTTCTGAACAGTCCAGCCTGGAGACGCAGAGCCCGCAAAGGGCTGGGAGCATTTTTCATCTTCACTGGCATCACCCACTTCTGGGTTCCAAAGATGTTCATGTCGATCATGCCGAAATGGGTTCCTTACCCTGAAGCCGCCGTGTTCTTGAGTGGTGCTGGTGAGCTGGCCGGAGGTCTGGGACTCTTCAGCCAGAAGACACGCAAACTGTCTGCAATGGAACTGATCCTCCTGCTGGTCCTGGTCTTTCCTGCCAACATCCAGATGCTTTTGTGGGCCAAAAAATTTCCGGTTCCAGTGTGGGTGCTGTGGGCGAGGTTGCCTTTTCAGCCCCTCCTGATCTGGCTCTTGTGGTGGTCGAGCGTGGAAAGCGAACAGAAATAAACACAAAAATTCAATGTACAATTGGAAAGATCAGAAGCACTGGTGGGCAGAAATGCATCACATCAAGGGTTCCATCCAGCTGTGCGCTTCCCTGGCCTGGTGCTTCAAATGCAGACAGGAGACTTATTTGATGTTTATTTCCAGATCTGGCAAGAGCATTCTGACCATCATTTTATTACTGACAAATTCATGGAGCGCCGCCCAGCACATAGACAACATATCCACCATGGACCCGGATGATGTGAAATCCTTGTGCACAACCATGCTTAACTATTATTCACCTCATGGAGTCAGGAACGACGAAATTAAAAAAGCTGTTATCAAATTTCTTCCTGAGACGTTTAAATGGAAAGTGGTTTATTCTCTGAGTCAACCCACGACTCAGAATTATACAGCATATGCAACTGCAATATGTTATGTTTCTGGACCACTTGATAAGGTTACCGTGCGAATTCAATACTCAGAGAAAAAGCAATAAAAAAAACAAACACCATTCAGGGGGCTTGAGGCTCAGCCCCCTGAATGGTTCATCCTGGTCATGTATTGTCTCTGCATCACCCTGTTCCATTTGAGCAGAATTCAGGGGTTCAGGAATTCCCTCAGAGCAGGCAATTCCCTGTCTGAGAAATCAAACAGTGCCTGATTGTCCCAGCCGTTTCCAGAATTGGGGTCGGTGGGGTCCCAGCCATTTCCGGTCACAGCGGTCCAGGGGGCTTCCCAGTAGAACACACCCAGTGCCCTTGGGACAGCACGGACCACCGTCATGGTGTCCCGCAGCATTCGGGCCTGATCTGTGGGCGTTGCAGCATAACCCGCAGTGAGTTCTGCTGAGGTATTGATGATGTTCTCCAGGCTGTCATCACTGCTCAGGGTAAAAGGGTAGGCGGTTTCTGCAACCAGCACGTCCTTGTTGTACCTGCTGGAGAGGTCATAAAGGTTGGCCTGAAGCTGTGCCAGACTGCCATGCCAGTAGGTGTAGTGCGAGAGACCAATCACATCAAAGGGCACCCCGTTTGCAACGGCCTGATCAAACCACCATCGGGCACCTGCGTTGTCTCCCCCTTTGGCAAGGTGCAGCATGATTCGGGTGGTGCTGGAGCAGGCTTTCACAGCATTGATGCCAGATTTCAGCAGGCCTGCCAGCTGGCTCCAGTTGGAAGTGGACCCTTCTGGCCAGAGCATTCCTCCGTTGATTTCATTGCCGACCTGCACCATGTCCGGGGTGGTGCCCTGGGCTTTGAGGGCATTGCAAACGTCCAGGGTGTGGTTGTATACGGCAGTGTTGAGCTGGCTCAGGTTGTAACTGGCCCACGCTGCGGGTTTGGTCTGGGCTCCGGGGTCCGCCCAGGTGTCCGAGTAGTGGAAGTCCACCAGAAGCTTCATCCCAGCAGCCTTGATGCGTTTTGCCAGGGCCACCACCCGGGCCTTGTTGTTGTATCCATCTGCAGGATTGACCCAGACTTTGAGCCGCGCATAATTCACCCCACCGTTTTTGAGGAGGGTGACGGCATCTCCCACCGTTCCTGCGCTGTTCCGGTACACCCCACCTTTCGCCTCGGATTTGGGAAGGCTGGAGATGTCGGCTCCGGTGATCTGCAGTTTGCTCTGCCCTGTGGACAGCTCCACATCATCAAAGTTGGCCCAGTTGCCCGCTTTTGCGTCGCTGTACAGGGAGATCGTGCAACTTCCTCCAGTCACATAAGCCGAAACGGCCAGATTCACCCAGCCATCGGTCACGGTGGGCAGGTAAGCCCGGTACTCATTGCTGTTCCCACACCCTTTGAGGCTGATGAAGGCGGTGTTCTGGCCTCCACCAGACTTCACCCAGGCTTTGAGGGTGTACCAGCCATTGGCAAGCCCGGTGACCGTTCTGTAGGTTGCCACCTGATAGGGACTGTTGCTCCAGTGACTGAGGCGGTTTGAGCCTGAACGTCCTCCAGCCTCTGTAAAGGCTGCCCCGCTGCTGCCTGAGGTGCTCCATCCATTCAGGCCACTTTCGAAGCCTGCATTGGAAAGGCTCACCACTGCATTTTTCTGGTACGCTGCCTGTTCCACAAGGGTGCCACTGCACCCTGCGAGGAGAAGACCTGCCAGACCCCACATCCAAGTTTTTTTCATTCCGACTCCTTTTGCTGTTCCAGCGATTTCCCAGGGAAAAAAGTGGTAAAACCCCTCTCCCGTTCACAGGTGGTGAAGAGAAGAATGTTTTTTCAGTTGTCAGGTCAGGAGAGATGAGGGAAGCGGTCAGGTCTGACCCGCAATACAACAGGAAATCAGGGTTTGAAAGTGTTCAGCACAGGAAGTGCCTTGCCAGAAAAATCAAACAGGGCCTGGTTTTCCCAGCTGGACCCACTGGTGTCTTCTGGTCCTGTGGAGATCCATTCTCCTCCCCAGTAGAAAACTCCAGTGCGGTGCTTGCCCTGCACGGACTTGAGGGCAGCAATCAGGTCTTTCAGCATCTGGGCCTGACCTTCGGGGGTGGGAGCATAGGTGCCAGGAAGCTGCTCTGAAAGGCCAATCACATTGTTTGTCCAGTCGTTCCAGCCCAGCGTGAAGGGATAGGCGGTTTCTGCCAGAATCACGTCCCGGTCATAGCGGTTCATCAGGTCTTTGACGTTCTCCTTGAGTTTATCCAGCGGTCCGTGCCAGTAAGGGTAATAAGACAGGGCGATGGTGTCGAATTTGACCCCTCTGGCGACGATTCTGTCGTAAAAGTTGCGTGCCTCTGCGTTGCTGCCGCCCTTGTCGATGTGGATGACAATGTTGGCTTTCGATCCGGTGTCTTTCACACCCGCAATGCCAGACTTGAGGAGGTCAGAAAGCTGGTTCCACTGTTTGTCGGTGTTGAAATCTGCATCTGGTCCCCACACGCGACCCTCATCCCACAGCATCCCGGCTGAGATTTCGTTGCCGATCTGGACCATGTCGGGGGGTGTCCCCTGATCGATCATGCTCTGCACCACTGAGCGGGTATACTGCTGCACAGCGGTTTTCAGGTCAGAAAAATTCAGGTTTTTCCACTCAGCAGGTTTGGTCTGGTGCGATGGGTCCGCCCAGGTGTCCGAATAATGCAGGTCCAGAAAAATCCCAAGCCCTGCAGCCTTCGCCCGTTTTGCCAGTTTGAGCATGTCCCACTGGGAGTTGTAACTGTCCGAAGGGTGGTTCCAGACCCTCAAGCGCACCTGATTCACCCCACTGGCCTTGAGCTTCTGGAAAAAATCCACCGTTTCTCCTGCCTCATCTTTGTAGACTCCACCTTTGTCTTCCACCCTGGAGACATACGAGGCATCCACACCTCCAATGAACCTGGGCAGAGAATCAGGCGTCTGGGCACTGTTGCAACTGGCACACAGGGAAAGCAAAACCATCAGGGAAACAGACTTTTTCATGGGGACTCCTTTGAGAAGGGGGTGAGGGAACCTCACCCCCGCAGAAGGTTTCTTTGATTTATGTCGAGCAACTGCAGTCGTTCATCCTCATCAATTGAGCAAGAGCTTCTTCCATGGCTTTCAGCTCTCGGCCCTCGGCTCTCAGCCCTCGACCTCTACTCAGGCATTCAACACAGCTTCCAGCACAGGCTTTAACCCCACATCCAGCGTCTTCACCTGTACGGTCTGCGTGGGCAGACCAGGGGCTCTGGCGGTGATGGTGACCTCTCCTGGGATCAGGGTGCTTCTGAGGTACACGGCTCCCTGGCCTCCGGGGAGGATCAGCGGGTGTTCTCCGACCAGAACCGCAGGGCCTTCAACATCGAGCGAAACAGGTCCCCAGGCAAAAGGCAGAGCATTTCCGTACCCATCGGTGATCTTCAGGGAGAGGCGGGTCAGGTCCGCCCCATCTGCGTGAATCTCAGGATCATCGGCCTCGAAGATCAATTTGCGGGGGATGCCGTCCGCAGCCAGTTGATGGGTTTTGACCAGGGCCCCATTCAGGTAGCCTCTGAGTTCCAGATCCCCGAAGTTCTCGCCCCAGCCTCCTGAGATGTTGGAAATTTTGAAGGGAGGATAAGGCAGGTGGGGGTACAGCTCGGTGGCCCGCTGCGCTTCGCCTTCAAACTTGCCGGAAACGTACACTTCCACCCGGTCCAGGTTGGAGAAAATCCACACTGGATTGATCAGGCCCTCGTCCACATCTCCCCTGGTCCAGTAGGTGGCGGCAAACAGGACCTGTTTTTGCTCAGGGGGTTGCTGGCTGGCGTAAAGGTGGGCGGCGAATTTGGGTTGCCTGAAGATGTCCATCACCCCGTGGTAGCAGATGCGGTCCCCACTCCCGAAAGTGGCGTGGGTGTTGTAATCAAAGGCACACCATGCGATGCCCCCACTGATGTTCAGGGCTCCAATCTGGTTCATGATGTCCGCGTGTTTTAAAGCGTGCGCGACCACACGGGGTTCCTGATCGAAACTCTTGGTGGGGAACATGTGCCCACCGTATTCGGTCACCAGATAACGCTCTGCGGGGTATTTGGTGAGTTTTGTGGCGAAGTCGTTCATGGTGTACACGTCTTCGAGCTGCTCACTCCCGAAGAAGCAGCGCACCCCTCCGGTCTGGCGGGTGGGATCAAGGTCCTGCACCAGACGATTTGTGCGGGTGTAGAAGGCCGTGTGGTCTGGTGATTCATTGACCCGTGCCCCCCACAGGATGATGGAAGGGTGGTTTCTGTCCCGCACCACCAGGTCATGCAGGAGGTTCAGGGAAAGGTCCTGCCAGGCCTGATCTCCGATGTGCTGCCAGCCCTGCATTTCGGTGAAGACCAGCAGGCCGATTTCATCGCAACGGTTGAGAAAATGTGGAGACTGTGGGTAATGGCTGGTGCGAACCACGTTGCAACCCAGGTCAAACCTGACCAGATCGGCGTCTTTCTCCTGAAGTCTCTTCGGAGCAGCGGCCCCAATGTAAGGGTACGTCTGGTGGCGGTTCATGCCCCGAAGGATGAGTTTTCTGCCATTCAGGTAGAAGAAGCCATCTGCACGGAATTCTGATTCCCGGAAACCCACCCTGGTGTCCAGCGTGTCTCCACCTTTGATGCGGACCCTCAGGGTGTAGAGGTGAGGGTGCTCCGTGTCCCACAGCTGGATGTTCTGCAGGTTTTCAAAGGTGAGGGTCTGGGTGGCTTCTCCCTCAACGAACATCTGGGCAGATGTTGCTGCAACCTGAACACCTGAAGCGTCCAGCAGGTGCGCTTCCACATCCACTGTCTCTGAAAGCCCTGTCGGGTTCTTGACGGTGACTTCGACTTCTGCCAGAGGGGTTTCAGTCAGGACCTTGCTGGTTTTGAAGAAGACGTTTTCAATGTGCAAAGGGTCGAGGATTCTCAGGTGCACATCCCGGTAGATGCCTCCGAAGGTCATGTAATCGACCAGATGCCCGTAAGGGGGAATGTCTGTGCGCTCTCGGGAATCCACTCGCACGGCCAGCAGGTGCTCCTGACCGACTTTCACATGGTCTGTGAGGTCCACGGTGAAGGGGGTGAACCCTCCTTTGTGCTCACACAGTTTCTTGCCGTCCAGAAAGACCTCTGCGGCCAGCATCACCCCGTCAAACTGGAGGTGGATGCGCTGTCCACGGGCTTTGTCGGGGAT
Coding sequences:
- a CDS encoding phosphoribosyltransferase domain-containing protein codes for the protein MNPGTLTASRTVVLPSGTLKIQLTTEHVPLDSITEYAVRQNPRRGFLFVSKILGKHLPVKPSEALRHHRWLASSLPSDAEGPVLFIGMAETATGLATSVFEEYCKSSGREDALYLPSTRYRLGERPTLLFQETHSHATDHLIYPPAAGHKQQLWEKARTLVLIDDEITTGKTLKALSRTLKEALPGLKEVHLVCFTSWMQVHEGLEEEFGLPVHLHALVYGEMQFEANPEFSPPELPKVVGNGADKTSIICKEYSRLGRLPSEHSLPEEMQALIDALPAQEKPILVLGTGEFAYEPLRFAAALEEKGHEVVFHTTTRSPILIGEVIHKRIEFPDNYGDDIPNYLYNLDPEQYSRIFLCFETLPTEADQALAARIQAQTVYF
- a CDS encoding HAD hydrolase family protein yields the protein MLIFTDLDDTLFQTERKLHLKQKPQEKAENVVLEGTGVKPTFMLDHQKRMLDWLKQGNIIPVTGRDLRAFQAIQVQWGSHAVLNHGATVLVWQEGWKADPEWTQRMNQEARDYREFLHQAMDLLNQAHSDPDLMFHRIIHEGELPICTVSKVRNLPESALAEVRQQVQEKLGAGKYYIHLNGNNLSFVPDAVRKRHAVEHLIAKLNPNLTLGIGDSHTDLEFMQVCDFWMTPTHSQIQKLLEQHA
- a CDS encoding cysteine protease StiP family protein, with product MPETPLIETSYDMQDVTFLLRAIEMETLSVEEKERRIQSGESHYSEMLSIESPPKADYLELYHRAVNRQAERVARDIRMLAAKLVHDTPDARKLVLVSLARAGTPVGVLLTRFLRACGHEVAHYSVSIIRDRGLDLNALKFILEKEGDQAQHLRFIDGWTGKGVIGRELDISVDAFNAEHGTRISSRLYVLADISGTAYYAPTHEDYLIPHAVLNGTVSGLISRTVRQPEAYAAGHFDGAMYLEHLTAQDETLTYLGVIEEHHPQPPVLPELFTGSSRNHEVLRQTSQKCLQELQDRYGERPLNYIKPGVGESTRVMLRRVPECLVLRDLEHPDVEHLIELAEKRNVTITKQVDLPYQAVALIQPLLKQDDI
- a CDS encoding tellurite resistance TerB family protein, encoding MSFFNKLKGAAQSLAGDLQKSAKQFMNREFAEASMAACALIAAADGKIDPTERSKTAQFIMSNSMLQSFDVATLKQKFDFYCGKLEQDYDFGKIEAIQAVSKLKSKPDAARAAVQVALVIANADGNFDDKERQAVREICNAVGINGSEFGV
- a CDS encoding HpcH/HpaI aldolase/citrate lyase family protein, producing MQALELGASLYVPGTHAQLQAIVNGEKYPFLRSVILCTEDAVLPQHLPEALHNISQALKGMRESHLKVFIRPRNIPVLQTLLDMEGIEQVQGFVLPKVEPQNLPLWMGTLKGTSFHIMPTLETRIVFDRGALDELRSMLLAQQHRVLSLRIGGNDLLSLLNMRRSRGVSAYQTPLGALINQLVLQFKPYGFNLSAPVYDFTDDPETLIQETRMDLQSGLFGKTAIHPSQVPVIESLYRVSGVDLEMAQAILAPDAPAVFKLGDAMCEPATHSNWAHQMMDRFQVYGVDLGAPIPLLAVNNG
- a CDS encoding DoxX family protein: MPSVVEEVLNSPAWRRRARKGLGAFFIFTGITHFWVPKMFMSIMPKWVPYPEAAVFLSGAGELAGGLGLFSQKTRKLSAMELILLLVLVFPANIQMLLWAKKFPVPVWVLWARLPFQPLLIWLLWWSSVESEQK
- a CDS encoding glycosyl hydrolase 53 family protein, with the translated sequence MKKTWMWGLAGLLLAGCSGTLVEQAAYQKNAVVSLSNAGFESGLNGWSTSGSSGAAFTEAGGRSGSNRLSHWSNSPYQVATYRTVTGLANGWYTLKAWVKSGGGQNTAFISLKGCGNSNEYRAYLPTVTDGWVNLAVSAYVTGGSCTISLYSDAKAGNWANFDDVELSTGQSKLQITGADISSLPKSEAKGGVYRNSAGTVGDAVTLLKNGGVNYARLKVWVNPADGYNNKARVVALAKRIKAAGMKLLVDFHYSDTWADPGAQTKPAAWASYNLSQLNTAVYNHTLDVCNALKAQGTTPDMVQVGNEINGGMLWPEGSTSNWSQLAGLLKSGINAVKACSSTTRIMLHLAKGGDNAGARWWFDQAVANGVPFDVIGLSHYTYWHGSLAQLQANLYDLSSRYNKDVLVAETAYPFTLSSDDSLENIINTSAELTAGYAATPTDQARMLRDTMTVVRAVPRALGVFYWEAPWTAVTGNGWDPTDPNSGNGWDNQALFDFSDRELPALREFLNP
- a CDS encoding glycoside hydrolase family 53 protein, whose product is MKKSVSLMVLLSLCASCNSAQTPDSLPRFIGGVDASYVSRVEDKGGVYKDEAGETVDFFQKLKASGVNQVRLRVWNHPSDSYNSQWDMLKLAKRAKAAGLGIFLDLHYSDTWADPSHQTKPAEWKNLNFSDLKTAVQQYTRSVVQSMIDQGTPPDMVQIGNEISAGMLWDEGRVWGPDADFNTDKQWNQLSDLLKSGIAGVKDTGSKANIVIHIDKGGSNAEARNFYDRIVARGVKFDTIALSYYPYWHGPLDKLKENVKDLMNRYDRDVILAETAYPFTLGWNDWTNNVIGLSEQLPGTYAPTPEGQAQMLKDLIAALKSVQGKHRTGVFYWGGEWISTGPEDTSGSSWENQALFDFSGKALPVLNTFKP
- a CDS encoding glycoside hydrolase family 2 TIM barrel-domain containing protein — translated: MTRLEFTINTHWEFLPEDNPTFAKPIYSGPLNQVSVPHTVREVPHHNFSEEEYSFISWYRKSLHIPDKARGQRIHLQFDGVMLAAEVFLDGKKLCEHKGGFTPFTVDLTDHVKVGQEHLLAVRVDSRERTDIPPYGHLVDYMTFGGIYRDVHLRILDPLHIENVFFKTSKVLTETPLAEVEVTVKNPTGLSETVDVEAHLLDASGVQVAATSAQMFVEGEATQTLTFENLQNIQLWDTEHPHLYTLRVRIKGGDTLDTRVGFRESEFRADGFFYLNGRKLILRGMNRHQTYPYIGAAAPKRLQEKDADLVRFDLGCNVVRTSHYPQSPHFLNRCDEIGLLVFTEMQGWQHIGDQAWQDLSLNLLHDLVVRDRNHPSIILWGARVNESPDHTAFYTRTNRLVQDLDPTRQTGGVRCFFGSEQLEDVYTMNDFATKLTKYPAERYLVTEYGGHMFPTKSFDQEPRVVAHALKHADIMNQIGALNISGGIAWCAFDYNTHATFGSGDRICYHGVMDIFRQPKFAAHLYASQQPPEQKQVLFAATYWTRGDVDEGLINPVWIFSNLDRVEVYVSGKFEGEAQRATELYPHLPYPPFKISNISGGWGENFGDLELRGYLNGALVKTHQLAADGIPRKLIFEADDPEIHADGADLTRLSLKITDGYGNALPFAWGPVSLDVEGPAVLVGEHPLILPGGQGAVYLRSTLIPGEVTITARAPGLPTQTVQVKTLDVGLKPVLEAVLNA